TATTTTCTCAATAGCCTTTTCCGCGCTCATGCCAGTGTCGTTCATATGCTCAATTATTCCGGTTATTGCGCCAATTAGCACATAAGGCCGGAAGTCTCTGTTTATGTTTTTGTAATTCACATAGTTCCCCTTCCTTGCCCAGCACACCACTTCCGTGGTATACTGAGTTATCAGCTTATCTGGCCCCTGCAAGGGGTTTTATTTTTTTGCCTTTCTATCTCTTCACAGATCGGGCAAATCCTACAATACAAGTAAAGTAAATCCCGGCGGCCATAAACTGCGGCCATTGCGGCAATTTCCTCTGCGGAAGGCTTTTTCTTACCCAGTTCGATACGCGTCAGTGTACTTTCGCTCATTGGCAGGTCCTCCACCGCAGCTTCTCTGCTCCGGTAACCAGCACCAATTCTAGCCAGCATATACACACTTGGCCGACTAATTGACATACTCTTAGCCTGCGCTGACATTTACATCCACCTCCTCCCGTGGTGTAATAGATGCATAACCTCCCTGCATACCTCCCCATACCCGGCCGGCTGGTACCAGTTGGTCGGGTCTACTCCCTCCTTATAGAAAATCTGCCACTTGCAAATAAATAATCACGCCCTCTTTTGTGCTGTTGTACGTGCATCCCTTGGCTTCTAGTAATTCACACGCCTTTTCCAACTGCCACGTTTCAGTCTCATAGTATTCCAGCGCGATGGTGTTCCTGGCCTCTGCGAAAAAGTTCTTCTGGCAGCCATCCATGGTATCGTCAAGGCGATCCAGGAACTCCTTCGTGCTCATGTACTGTACCTCATATGCCAGGTGATCTAACCGGCAGTCACGGCATAGCCCGGTTGATGGAGTACCGCAACGCGGACAGGTTACTTGAGGCACGGGCCGTGTTAACTCATACGGCCCCGGTACGGAAAAACGCTCTAAACAAACCTCCATTGTTAAACCTCCTATCGAAGAAATAACAGCCATATTGGCGTCAAGCACAGCGCCCCCAGCGCTAGCCATAATGCTTGCAGTGGCCGGCAGCGCTCATGATTCCAGCGCCACCGGCTCATTTGCTTATCACTCCCTTTCTTACCAGCATCTCGTGCTCGTCGATCATATTATTTAAGGCCCGTATACCCTGCTTGAATCTCCGGCGTTGCTCCTCAACCGGCAGGCTGCAGGGCAGGTAGTGCACTTTGTATGTGACCGGCTTTTGGGCCTTCCGCTGCTTGGTTTTCTGTACCTGTGGCACCCCCTAATTCAACGTGAAATTGAGCGAATTAATAGACGTTAGGAAAAGTTAATCGCATATAAGCGCCGATTAACCTTGCTTCTGCATCAATGTAGGTTGCGGTAGTATTTATATCCTCTGGACCCCAACTACAACGTTTTGCAATCTGCTCATGCAGTAACTCAATCTGCTTAAACAGCATGTTTTTGATTGCAGAATGTTCATTCATACCAACGGCGCATTGCTTTTCCCCCATCTTCCCTCACCTCCTTTCATTCGCCATCGGTGCCGGTGGGTTCTATATTTGTGCTATTGGTATTACCAAAAGGTAATGCCTTGCGAAAAAAAATATCCCCAGGTGACATTCCTATCTTTATTAACCCTTCTATAAATTTTCTTCCAGGTTGCCTATCGCCCCGAAGAACCCTAAATAGGTAGCTATAGCTAATACCCATTGCCTCAGAAAGTGTTTGTTCATTGTAATCATGTTCTTTCATAAATACTACAACATTATCTAGGTTAATTACTGGCATATCATTTTCACCACCTTATTACCTTTTGGTAATAGAATAACAGGAAGTATTACCTTTTGTCAACATCAATTTACCATTTGGCAATACATTTTTTTGATATCATCTTGCCAATTGGCAATACTGCGTTACAATTGATACAGGCGGTGATTGCCATGGATAACAATTTTGGAGAAACACTTAGGGAGTTAAGAGAAAGCAAGGGATTTACAGTTAATCAACTGGCAATAAAGTCAGGGGTTAGCGCTGCTCATATATCTAGACTTGAAAATGAACGCAGGTCTGTACCAAAGCCTAAAACTATAAAAAAGTTAGCCAAGGCATTAGGTAATCTTGATAAATTAATGGAAGCCGCAGGTCATTTAATTAATAAGAAACAAGTAGATATAATTGACGCCCTTGCCAATGAAGACACTGAGGTTCTCGCTGGTGGTCAGTTATTAACCCCGGACCAGCGACTTGCTATTGCTCGCGCCCTGGATAACCCCTCTATGTTCAAGAAAAACACCATCCCCATCCTTGGCAAAGTCCCAGCCGGCATACCCATCATGGCCATTGACGAATGGGACGGTGAACTGGAGATCCCCTCCGACATTGAAGCTGACTTCGCCCTGCAAGTTAGAGGCGACAGCATGATTGGGGCCGGTATCCATGACGGAGATTACGCCATCTGCCGGGAGGCATACGGGGCAAACTCGGGCGATATTGTCGTTGCATTGGAAGATGTAGGCCCAGAGTATTCGCGAGGAACCCTTAAATATTACATACAGGAAAATGGCCGGGATGTGCTCAGGGCAGCAAACCCCAGCTATGAGGATATCCCCCTGGGTGGTAACCACCGGATTACCGGCATAATGATTGGCCTAATTAGGATGGGCTCTACGCCGCTTAGTTATTACAGGGAGTACATAGCGATACGCGATTATCACTTGAAGAAGTGGAATGACGTGATTGAAGAGTTGGCCAAGTATGGCATGGAGCCTTCCGCGGTAAAACAGATTTTGGTGCCGCAGTTGGAGTATCTGAATAGGATTGCTAAAGGTGAGAAATAACCCGCACCGGAAGGTGGCGGGTTTTGTGATAAATATACGGTTCGACAAGAACCAACAAAAAAATAGGGCTATAATGATGTGTCGGTCCAGGAAATTGCGGCAGCGTATGCTATGAAATAAACCTATTGTTAAACATTTTAAATTCACATAGGAGAGGGGGTGAAAAGGTGAAAAAATGTACGCTAGTTTTAGTAATAACATTCTTGATTATCTTTGGCGCTTGCTCATCCGCATATGCAGATCCTGGTTATGATAAGGTTCAAGCACAGCGGGTACCTTACGGAGACGAAGTGCCCAAATTAAGCGACATTATCAATTTAATACAGTCACACCGAGCAAATAATCCTTTATATATTCCTTACCCCGCAGGAACACCCACACTTGATGCACGTATAAAGCAGCTAAAAACATTAATACTTATGCATCATAATGGAAATTTACCTGATAATGATTTTAAATCCAGCATAGAGACGATAAAATATTCACCCAATAGTATCTTGACTACCAATGGGCAGTACTTCCAAACCATTGCAAATTTATTACAAACCGGTGCCATAAATGATGAACAAGCATTTGATGTGTTGCAAAAGCTTGAATTAGTAATAATACTTGAAAAGGTATCTCAATAATCGTTAAAGCTTTAGCTTATAACTCTTTATAAAATGGGGTGAATAGATGAAGCGCTGCAAGTTATTTGTTACTACAGTGGCCCTTTTGTTTCTTTTATCTATTAGTCAGTTTGCTATCGCCCACCCAGGACGCACTGATGCAAATGGCGGGCACTATTGACGGACAAACTGCGAGAGGTGGGGCCTCTCATACGGGGAGTATCATTACCACAATGGCGGTAGTAGCTCAAGTAGTAGCAGTAGGACAAGCTCAACATACACACCCGCACCGTCCCTGCCACCGGTACAGGTCTATGTAAACAGTCAAAGGCTCCCTGAAGAAGCCACAATAGATGATGGCAGGGTTTTAGTGCCGCTGCGGTCGATTATGGAAGCTTTGGGGGCTAGCGTTCAATGGGACGCTGGGACGGAAACCATCACAGCGCAAAAACAAGGCCTGGTTATATCCTTAAAAATCAGCAGCAAAACTGGTTACTGCAATAACAAACCAGTATCGCTTGATACACCAGCAAAAATAAAGAACGGTAGGACAATGGTTCCCGCAAGGTTTGTTTCTGAATCTTTTGGTTCAACGGTTCAATGGGACAACAATTCCAGAACAGTGTATATAAAGTAAAATTATTTCACATGAAATACCCGGCCCTCTGGCCGGTATATTTTCATCCTCACAATAAAAAGGTCCCCCTGTTTCACTTTTATTATCCATAACAGGAGTGAAAAAGGTGACAATCAACGAAGCCATCATGTATTTGCGAAAAAGTAGAGACGATATAGAACGCGAACAGCGCACCGGAGAGGATGTACTACAATTACACCGTACCCGCTTATCTGAGTTTCTCACCGGCCGGGGTATTAAGTGGGCGGAACGTGCCGAAGTGAAAAGCGGCGATACCATAAAGGCCCGGCCAGTGTTTCAAAAGGTGTTAAAAGAGGATATACCCTCCGGCCAATACCAAGCCATCTGTGTAACCGAAATATCCCGCCTGGGCCGGGGCGACATGGAGGATGCCGGTCGCATCTACAAGGCCCTCATTAGGTACAACATATGGGTAATTACCCCCCACAAAGACTATAACCCACAGAACCCTGCCGACCTCCGGCAAATCCGGTTTGAACTGTTTCTCTCCCGGGAAGAATACGAACTAATTAAAGAACGATTATGGTCGGCGAGGGACCAGCGGGCAAAGCAAGGATTTGCTGCAAACTACATTGTTACCCTTGGTTATGAGCAATCCCGGGGGAAGGTTTTTGTCGTACCGGAGGAAGCGGAGCTAGTCAGAGAAATATTTGAGATGCGGGCAGACAATATGTCCTACCAGGAGATAGCTGATGTACTGAACCAGCGCGGGCTAATCACTAAGCGGGGAACGCAATATTATAGTTCAACTATCCAAAAGATAATTAAGAACCAGCGCTATATAGGTAAATCAAAATGGCGTGGGCAATACTATGACAGCCAGGCCCCGGCTATTGTGCCCTTGGAGCTATGGAACCAGGTACACCGGGAGGTAAATCCCAATAGGACGGTACGAAAAAAACTATCCAGGCTGGATAATCCTTACCTAGTTGAGCTCTACTGCCACGATTGCGGCAGCCGGATGTACGGCGAAAGGGCTACTATAGACAGGGTATTAGCCAATGGCCAGTATGTGCGGTATAACGAATACGGAATATATGTTTGTGTCGGTAGGAAAAACAAGGAGAATAAATGCGTCCACCGGGTAAGGGCGGAGCTTGTACATGATGCTGTAAGGCAGGAGCTGTCTAAGATGGCATACGACAAGGCGATAATCAAGGAGCTTATCCGTGATAGGCAGCAGCGGCTTGAATTTGATACCGGCGGTCTCCAGGATAAGATAGACAGTAAAAACAATCAGATTAAACAAAAAGAAGCCTTCCTGTTAAAGTGCAAAGAGGATTATAAAAAGGGGGAGCTGGCAGCAGCTCTGTACTCTGAGTTTTACGAAGATACTATTAAAGAAATTGATGTACTAAAAGCGGAGATAAAAACAATCAAGCGAAAATTGGAAAAGGCTACTATTAAGGTTGAAAGCCCGGAATTGGTCCTGCAGAAACTGAGGGCCACCCTGGACGATTGGGAACACATACCGAACAGGGATAAGAAGATAACTATAGCTTCGTTTCTCCCCAGGGTTGAAATATCTAAAAACGGGGTGCTGTTCATCGAAAGAATAATACCCCCCATTTTTGGGGGGTAAAGTTAACTACTGTGTCTGGAATACGGACCGACAATTTCAAACCCGGGTAAACCCCTGGAAACATCTACTTCGACCCGTACAATATAAGCTTCCAACCCGTTTAAAGCCAGACTTTTCACAATGGTTAGCATAGTATAAATACCTCCGCCCACATTTTTCGGCAAAAAGGTTACCAAACCCTGCTAATTGTATAAAAGAACGCCTGGTTTACAAACTATTCAATCGCCAAATTAAAGTAAATAATACCAGGGAAAAATTATAAAAAAAAGAATAAATGTATTGTAGTTATTGGCAAGAAATTAAGGAAGACTATACCAGCCTTCCCTGATTTCTTGCCAATAACTGTTTTTCTTAATTGAAGAAAAAAGACTTACATTATATAATCTATTTAATATTTAAAAGTGAAACACTAAATTGAGGTGATAGCAAGTGAACAGTCATCCATTGCTGCTGGTACAGAAAACCTCTCCGGATATTGCTCGATCTGAAACAACCGCCGATAGTGAAATTATCGCTATTGCCATCTATGGAAAAAATATTGATGTACCTGTGCAGGTAACAACTCAACGAATATTTGAAGGAGAAGTTCCTTTCCGTTTCCCCACTGAAATTACCCGGGGGACCGCCAAGTGCAGAATTGTCTACCGCTACACGCTGGCGCAGTGGCGC
The Desulfallas thermosapovorans DSM 6562 DNA segment above includes these coding regions:
- a CDS encoding helix-turn-helix domain-containing protein, encoding MSAQAKSMSISRPSVYMLARIGAGYRSREAAVEDLPMSESTLTRIELGKKKPSAEEIAAMAAVYGRRDLLYLYCRICPICEEIERQKNKTPCRGQIS
- a CDS encoding helix-turn-helix domain-containing protein; translation: MPVINLDNVVVFMKEHDYNEQTLSEAMGISYSYLFRVLRGDRQPGRKFIEGLIKIGMSPGDIFFRKALPFGNTNSTNIEPTGTDGE
- a CDS encoding helix-turn-helix domain-containing protein, translating into MSTSIYHLAIHFFDIILPIGNTALQLIQAVIAMDNNFGETLRELRESKGFTVNQLAIKSGVSAAHISRLENERRSVPKPKTIKKLAKALGNLDKLMEAAGHLINKKQVDIIDALANEDTEVLAGGQLLTPDQRLAIARALDNPSMFKKNTIPILGKVPAGIPIMAIDEWDGELEIPSDIEADFALQVRGDSMIGAGIHDGDYAICREAYGANSGDIVVALEDVGPEYSRGTLKYYIQENGRDVLRAANPSYEDIPLGGNHRITGIMIGLIRMGSTPLSYYREYIAIRDYHLKKWNDVIEELAKYGMEPSAVKQILVPQLEYLNRIAKGEK
- a CDS encoding copper amine oxidase N-terminal domain-containing protein, whose protein sequence is MPPVQVYVNSQRLPEEATIDDGRVLVPLRSIMEALGASVQWDAGTETITAQKQGLVISLKISSKTGYCNNKPVSLDTPAKIKNGRTMVPARFVSESFGSTVQWDNNSRTVYIK
- a CDS encoding recombinase family protein, producing the protein MTINEAIMYLRKSRDDIEREQRTGEDVLQLHRTRLSEFLTGRGIKWAERAEVKSGDTIKARPVFQKVLKEDIPSGQYQAICVTEISRLGRGDMEDAGRIYKALIRYNIWVITPHKDYNPQNPADLRQIRFELFLSREEYELIKERLWSARDQRAKQGFAANYIVTLGYEQSRGKVFVVPEEAELVREIFEMRADNMSYQEIADVLNQRGLITKRGTQYYSSTIQKIIKNQRYIGKSKWRGQYYDSQAPAIVPLELWNQVHREVNPNRTVRKKLSRLDNPYLVELYCHDCGSRMYGERATIDRVLANGQYVRYNEYGIYVCVGRKNKENKCVHRVRAELVHDAVRQELSKMAYDKAIIKELIRDRQQRLEFDTGGLQDKIDSKNNQIKQKEAFLLKCKEDYKKGELAAALYSEFYEDTIKEIDVLKAEIKTIKRKLEKATIKVESPELVLQKLRATLDDWEHIPNRDKKITIASFLPRVEISKNGVLFIERIIPPIFGG